Proteins from a genomic interval of Coregonus clupeaformis isolate EN_2021a unplaced genomic scaffold, ASM2061545v1 scaf0298, whole genome shotgun sequence:
- the LOC121568422 gene encoding olfactory receptor 52K2-like, whose translation MNQTVLHITIFFTAYGPPGPLNYAAFFLTFLLFFITIFANLSLMLVIYLESSLHKPMYIFLFNLAVNGLIGSLSVCPKIMDNLVNDIKDISHEGCILQVFFCNVYATCAYVILAVMAYDRYVSICKPLQYHSIMTPSKVKMLLALVYFIPITMLAFQMFITSRLPVCKYNINKLFCDNLAVVKLSCVESALSNLYGICIIASLVVLPFVLVGLSYVKIILVCLKASKESRKKAFNTCAPHLITFINFSTAILFSVIYNRHSTVNREVNILISVQFILFPPLVHPIIYGIRTKEIRTCITKIIRTRIFPNSLDFPHLKSEPKLVPIMTLDGTAAGQGLPV comes from the coding sequence ATGAACCAAACGGTCTTACATATCACTATATTTTTCACTGCATATGGACCTCCAGGCCCACTCAACTACGCAGCTTTTTTCTTAACATTTTTGCTTTTCTTCATTACAATATTTGCCAACCTCAGTCTCATGCTTGTCATCTACTTAGAATCAAGCTTACACAAGCCCATGTACATATTTCTGTTCAACTTGGCGGTGAATGGACTGATTGGGAGTTTATCCGTCTGTCCGAAGATCATGGACAATCTCGTTAATGACATAAAGGACATCTCTCACGAAGGTTGTATATTGCAGGTGTTTTTCTGCAATGTATATGCAACGTGTGCTTACGTTATTCTAGCAGTGATGGCTTATGACAGGTATGTCTCCATTTGCAAGCCATTGCAATATCATAGCATTATGACCCCTTCTAAAGTGAAGATGTTGTTAGCCTTGGTATATTTTATTCCCATAACCATGCTCGCTTTTCAAATGTTTATAACTTCAAGGCTCCCTGTGTGCAAATACAACATCAATAAGCTTTTTTGTGATAACCTAGCAGTTGTTAAACTCTCCTGTGTTGAAAGTGCACTGAGTAACCTGTATGGTATATGTATCATAGCAAGCCTAGTGGTTTTACCTTTTGTGTTAGTTGGACTCTCATATGTAAAAATAATACTTGTTTGCTTGAAAGCCTCAAAGGAGTCACGAAAGAAGGCTTTTAATACGTGTGCTCCCCACTTGATCACTTTCATCAACTTCTCTACAGCCATCCTTTTTTCTGTTATTTACAACAGGCACAgcacagtaaacagagaggttaATATATTAATATCAGTACAGTTCATTCTGTTCCCACCACTGGTACACCCTATCATATATGGTATTAGGACCAAGGAGATCAGAACATGTATTACAAAAATTATAAGAACAAGAATCTTTCCGAACTCTCTTGATTTTCCTCATCTAAAATCTGAACCTAAACTGGTACCAATTATGACTTTAGATGGTACAGCAGCAGGGCAAGGGTTGCCGGTTTGA